Below is a genomic region from Fibrobacter sp..
CCGTTTAAATAATAAATCAAGAAAGGAGGAGTAAACCCAGATTATTTTCATAAAGTGGCTGGTTTTGAAGTGCCCATATGTGGCCTGTTTTAAAGTGCCCGCCGACATTTTCGTACCTGTTTATTAAAACATTACAACAGTGTAAATTCCTGTTATGATCTTTATTAGAGGTAGAAATGATAAACCCCATCAGCAAATTTCTTTTTCTCCTTACTTTTTCCTCCTGCTTTTCAGAACCAGTAAATGTGGATGTTCCATATTCCAGCGGGGGAATAATTGTCAGAAGGTATCAATTTAATACAAAAAATTTCTCTAATGGGTTAAGAGTAGATTTCCCTTATAAAATGACTGGAACTGCCGAATCAAAAGAAAGAATGATCGGTATTGCTTTTGATGGCTTTGAGAATGCCGGATACAAATATGTTCAATCTGCAGATTATGGATCTGTTTTTTCAATGAATCCAAACGACTATCAAGACAGTATGTATATAAGCACTGATACATCATGGATTAATGCCACCATTTTCCCTGATTCACTGGTTCCGCTTGACAATATCATCGATACTGATGAAAGTACCGGGGAAGGCACTGTAAGAAAAGGCAGATATTTTCTTGTAACGCATTCTACGATTAATTTTCCAGCACATACTGAGGAAACCCCAATCGATAATCATAATATCATAATCTATGTTTCTACAGTAAAGAATAAAATGAAGCTGCGGATTTCCCGCATGTTTATGAACAGTTATCCCCAACCTCCGACTTATGATGACATATTGGATTCAATGGAGATTTCGTGGTCAGTAGATTCACTTGGAAACGGCAGGTTTATGACACCTGTAAGCACTAATAAAATCATTGCATTTCATAATAGACATGCCGTGTTAAATCAGGACGGAATTAACAACAGCCATTCTTCACTATTTGATATCAGCGGTAAACGTTTGCCCGGATATAACAGCATGGTGAACAGTCTTATTATTTTTAAGCAAGACAGTAAATATGGCACGATTCTTATTCGATAAGGTCGGGTTTCTAAAAAAAGGTCATGTATTATTTTGCTGCAGATGTCTGATCTATTCTTTGACATATAGTATGGAATGAACTAATTTACAATCAGATCTTTACCCGAAAAACACCCTTATACTTTACAAAACAGTTCCAGCAAAGAAGGAAAATACCATGAAAAAACGGAGTATATCCGGTATTATTGCTATAGCGATGACTTGCTTTACAATGAATATCTCTGCAGATGAGATTGGAATTGGCTTCGGCATTAATACTTCAGCTTACAAATCATTTGACGATAATAGAGCAAAATATCAGAAGTATAACATTCCCAGCCCGATCGAAATAACCTTCAAAAAGGATTTGATCGGTATTCTGGGATTACACTCCGGACTGCAGTTTTCCAAGAAAGCTACTTCTATACAAATTCAACAAACTATTGAGACTTTTGATCCTGTACCTGATGGTGTAGTCACATTTGAAGAAGAATTCAATTATGGTTCATTGGAAATATCTCCAATTCTCTCTTTCAAACTAAGCAATTTTCTTTTGGAAGGCAGATCTGGTCTCTGTGGTGAGTTTTATATAAATGAAAAATCTGATTTTTCCGATAATTGAGCTTTGTTGGAGGTATAGGACTAGGTTATGTAATAAAAGACAAATACAAAATCGGATTAAAAAGCAGTATTTCAAGAACTTTAACCGATATCTATAAAAAACAGGGTGACGATATAAAAATCCACTTTGTTAATTTTCACAATGTTATATCTTTGGGTATGCTTTTATAATATTCCGGAGGAATCCATGTGATGATACTCCACATGGATTTCTCTCGCATTCGGAAAAAATGATTGTTTTTTCATCAGTATCGCGCCGGAGGCTGTATCAATAATCCTTCCACTATAGCATGAGTAGATCATGAACCACCTCGAAAGCAGAAGCCCAGCATAAATAAAGCTTCACCACAAATGGCAAACGATTCAGATTCAGGAAACAGCTTTAGTCACAGTCTGATCCATTATTAATCAGTTTTTTTAGTTTTTAATGAATATATCAGGAAACTGAAAGTATCCTGGGATGAGAGCTGTAATGTCCTTAATTCATCTCCGGTGTGAATTTATGAACTAATCGAGGCCTCCTTTCTATCAGTTAATTCAATATTTCACCTCTGAGATGAAATAATGACCCAGAAACAAAACGGATATCGTTTCCTGCAAAACAACCCAGAAAAGTTACACCGTTTCCTGCTTTATCCATCCTGCTGCGAATCAATTCAATTTTGCATCATCCCTGCAGCAGGCACACCGCTACCCCTGCAGCCTCTTTAATGCATAATGATTCGCCACCTTCAAAGGAAGTTTTTAGTGCTCACTGAACGCTGCCGAGTGCTCCCCATAATCTGATAATTGTCTCTCACTGTCATTTGCCTGAACTGGATTCCTGCTTTCACAGAATAACGTGGGGTGAAATTGTACTCTATAGGAATAAATAGAAGAATCCCATATCAATTGAGCCGGCAGGCACAATGTTCTAAAGATTTTTTTTCCTCATGTCGATATTTAAAATGTGGTTTGATTTGCAGGGAAGTATACACAATCCAGGGATGGGTGCAAAATGAACAAACAAAGCGATTCACTCAACATCCGTAAAGGCCAATTCCTATGGATGGAAGAGGCCGAACAGGAATCCTATCTGAAAAATCTCAAGGCCAGAATATCCGATGGCTACTACTACTCTGACTTAATTCTCAGCAGAGTAGCAGATGAACTGGCAAGTGTGATGGCCGATGTTATGGATGAATGATCAGTTGCTTTTACAACACCTCAGACCAGTCTGGGGCTTTGCCGATCCGCCAACACCAGGAGAGACGGTCTGGCATTTGGAGTAAGGCCCGCCCATAAGCATCGGCTGCGCATTGTCACCGGTTACCCATTCGAAGATATTTCCTGTCATGTCATAACCGCCGAATTTACTAACGCAGTTATGACGTGATCCGGACGGCTCGACAGTTCTGGTGTCGGAATTACACTTCTGCTCCTCGACATTCCATCCATAGGGATAGGTATAACCTTCGATACCACTGCAGGCCCATTGCCATTCCTGAGCAGTACAAAGTCGTTTGCCTTTCTGCTCACAGTAATTTTTTGCCTGCTTATAGGAGATATTTCCCGTCGGTTTAGTACCCTTGACATTCGGATATTCATACCTGTCAACACACACCTTGAAATAAGGCCTGCCCTGCTTTCCCGGAGGCATGTCCACCAGAAACATATCATCTGGACAAAATAGAGGTTTAGCATATCTCTTTATCGGTTCATCAAAACCTGTTGAAGAGTGTCTGGTGATTCTCAATATTTCTGATCGTGCAACCTTCTCCTGCTTGCCATCCACAAGTTCAATTGTGACCGACAATGCATCCTCTTTCCTGATTTTCCCATAGTGTACAATATTAGGACTGGGATTACCCCAATCATCGGTTTTTGCATTCTTAACCAGAATAGTATCAAAGGGCGGCTCCATTTTTTTCTTCTGCTCCGTTGCCTTTGCCTGCTCCGGAAGCAGGGTAATACGGGTGATTGCATCTCTGGTAACCGGGATCCTTGAACCATCAATGTCGATCTGAATCATATCGGCAGTAATCGATTGCAGTTTTCCCTTGAAAACAGATCCGTTCTTTATCTGTACCTCAATCAACGCACCTATCGATGCCCTCTTTTGCAAAGCCTCATAGGAAATCTCCTGTGGCTTTG
It encodes:
- a CDS encoding SUMF1/EgtB/PvdO family nonheme iron enzyme — translated: MSRFFPLFLIMMAQLFAQDQLSLLLGDIQSGPTVYYSPEAYSYFTRKGQVIPPQTSKENATRCYLAAIKLGNMGSGAMIAVPALIQNFPRAIHVSEIMNAQYSGEGNFEDWVQTYVMSEKNKFLLSSPFLDYNSISICEQYIETVHEVQFPYSTPSPSRVPAGTVVNIHVTFTFQVASCALERITGISLGNDQSAWSNWWEQGGKAALPSSTEEVKAVVTSPALSSGQSFSEIVVKGKYRMSLTTGDELVGIVESKDDTSLIFETVDGKPYAFRHSLIQRFELLELPKSKKVKQANEPITKPQEISYEALQKRASIGALIEVQIKNGSVFKGKLQSITADMIQIDIDGSRIPVTRDAITRITLLPEQAKATEQKKKMEPPFDTILVKNAKTDDWGNPSPNIVHYGKIRKEDALSVTIELVDGKQEKVARSEILRITRHSSTGFDEPIKRYAKPLFCPDDMFLVDMPPGKQGRPYFKVCVDRYEYPNVKGTKPTGNISYKQAKNYCEQKGKRLCTAQEWQWACSGIEGYTYPYGWNVEEQKCNSDTRTVEPSGSRHNCVSKFGGYDMTGNIFEWVTGDNAQPMLMGGPYSKCQTVSPGVGGSAKPQTGLRCCKSN